The Mycobacterium riyadhense sequence GGCATTGACCCCATCCACCGACTCGTGGTGCCTCGGGTCATCGCCGCGACCGTCGTCGCCACCCTGCTCAACGCCTTGGTGATCACCGTCGGCCTGGTCGGCGGATATCTCTTCGGTGTCTACCTGCAGAACGTGTCGGGCGGTGCCTACCTCGCGACGCTGACCACGATCACCGGCCTGCCCGAGGTGATCATCGCAATGGTCAAAGCTGCGACATTCGGCCTCATCGCCGGACTGGTCGGCTGCTACCGCGGTCTGACCGTCCGCGGCGGTTCCAAAGGTCTGGGCACCGCCGTCAACGAGACGGTGGTGCTGTGCGTGGTCGCCTTGTACGCGGTCAACGTCATCTTGACCACGATCGGTGTGCGATTCGGGACGGGGCACTGAAATGTCGACAGGCACAGTCGTTCGCGCCCGCTTTCCACGGGCAGTTGCCAATATCAACCGCTACGCCGGCAGTGTCACCCGAGGACTGGACGAGACGGGGCAGCTGGCCTGGTTCGTGCTGACGAGCATCGGGCAGATTCCGCACGCGCTGCATTACTACCGCAAGGAAACGTTGCGACTGATCGCCCAGATCGGCATGGGCACCGGTGCGATGGCCGTCGTCGGCGGCACCGCCGCAATCGTGGGTTTTGTGACGCTGTCCGGCAGCTCGCTGGTCGCCATCCAGGGTTTTGCGTCGCTGGGCAATATCGGTGTCGAGGCGTTCACGGGGTTCTTCTCGGCGCTGATCAACGTGCGTATTGCCGGCCCTGTCGTCACCGGCATCGCACTGGCGGCCACGGTCGGTGCCGGCGCCACCGCCGAGCTCGGAGCGATGCGGATCAGCGAGGAGATCGACGCCCTGGAGGTGATGGGCATCAAGTCGGTCTCCTACCTGACGTCCACCCGGGTCATCGCCGGGCTGGTGGTGATCATCCCGCTCTACGCCCTGGCGATGATCATGTCCTTCCTTTCCCCGCAGGTCGTCACGACAGTGCTGTACGGACAGTCGACCGGCACCTACGAGCACTACTTCCGTACGTTCCTGCGTCCCGACGACGTGTTCTGGTCGTTTCTGGAGGCCGTCATCATCGCGGCGATCGTGATGGTCACCCACTGTTACTACGGATACAACGCCGGCGGCGGGCCCGTCGGCGTAGGCGAGGCCGTCGGGCGATCGATGCGCTTCTCGCTGGTCTCGGTGCAGGTTGTCGTGTTGTGTGCCGCGTTGGCGCTGTACGGCGTCAACCCCAACTTCGCTCTAACGGTGTAGCGCCATGACGAGTCCAGGCAAGATCAACAAGGTTAGAAACCCGCCGTACAAGACGATGGGTGTGGTTTCGGGCGTTGCCTTCCTTCTGGTGCTTGCCCTGGTGTACATCCAGTTCCGCGGAGATTTCACGGAAAAGGTCAAGTTGACCATGCTGTCCGACCGGGCGGGCTTGGTGATGGATCCAGGGTCGAAGGTCACCTATAACGGCGTGCAGATCGGCCGGGTCGACAAGATTACCGAAATCACGCGTCCCGACGGTAAGCCCGCCGCCAAGTTCACACTGGACGTGTATCCGCAGTATCTGTCGATCATTCCGGAAAATGTGGACGCCCAGATCAAGGCGACGACGGTGTTCGGCGGCAAGTATGTGTCGCTGGTAACGCCGAGAGACGCCGAGGGGAACATCATCTCCAAGGGGCACCTCACACCCAGCAGCACCATCAACGCCGTCGGTGTGACGACGGAAATCAACACGCTGTTCCAGACCATCACCTCGATTTCGGAGAAGGTCGATCCGGTCAAGCTGAACCTCACCCTGAGCGCGGCCGCACAAGCGCTGGCCGGGTTGGGCGATAAATTCGGACAGTCGGTGGTCAATGGCAACGCGATCCTGGACGACCTCAACCCGCAGATGCCCCAGGCCCGTCGGGACATCCAACAGCTAGCCGCGCTAGGCGACGTATACGCCAATGCGGCGCCGGATTTGTTCGACTTCCTCAACAATTCGGTACCCACCGCCCGCACGATCAACCAGCAGCAACACCAATTGGACCAAGCGTTGTTGGCGGCGGTCGGGTTCGGCAACACCGGCGAGGACATCTTCGCCCGAGGCGGGCCGTATCTGGCGCGTGGAGCCGCCGACCTGGTGCCCACCGCTCAGCTACTGGACACCTATAGCCCAGAGCTGTACTGCACGCTGCGCAACTACCACGACATCGAGCCCAAGGCCTACCAGTTCCTCGGCGGCAACGGCTACTCGCTTAA is a genomic window containing:
- a CDS encoding MCE family protein; protein product: MTSPGKINKVRNPPYKTMGVVSGVAFLLVLALVYIQFRGDFTEKVKLTMLSDRAGLVMDPGSKVTYNGVQIGRVDKITEITRPDGKPAAKFTLDVYPQYLSIIPENVDAQIKATTVFGGKYVSLVTPRDAEGNIISKGHLTPSSTINAVGVTTEINTLFQTITSISEKVDPVKLNLTLSAAAQALAGLGDKFGQSVVNGNAILDDLNPQMPQARRDIQQLAALGDVYANAAPDLFDFLNNSVPTARTINQQQHQLDQALLAAVGFGNTGEDIFARGGPYLARGAADLVPTAQLLDTYSPELYCTLRNYHDIEPKAYQFLGGNGYSLNSHSQVLSGLGLMLNPVSLVPLLLSQVGGLAAGVVGGGPNPYIYPENLPRVNAHGGPGGAPGCWQQITHDFWPAPELVMDTGNSIAPYNHLEVGSPYVIEYVWGRQVGDNTINP
- a CDS encoding MlaE family ABC transporter permease is translated as MSTGTVVRARFPRAVANINRYAGSVTRGLDETGQLAWFVLTSIGQIPHALHYYRKETLRLIAQIGMGTGAMAVVGGTAAIVGFVTLSGSSLVAIQGFASLGNIGVEAFTGFFSALINVRIAGPVVTGIALAATVGAGATAELGAMRISEEIDALEVMGIKSVSYLTSTRVIAGLVVIIPLYALAMIMSFLSPQVVTTVLYGQSTGTYEHYFRTFLRPDDVFWSFLEAVIIAAIVMVTHCYYGYNAGGGPVGVGEAVGRSMRFSLVSVQVVVLCAALALYGVNPNFALTV